Genomic window (Gemmatimonadota bacterium):
TGGCGCAGGCCCAATTCGACCGTGGGTGACAGACGCCGGCCATCGGCCCATTCGAGTCCACGGGAGCCTTCCAGGATCAGCCGCAACCGGTGCGCGTCCACATCCGTGGTTGCAAGGTTCCCCTCCCGTCCGGTCACTGCGTCCGACGTGGTCCGCGTCAGCATGGCGTCGGTGCGCGTCGCCAGCTGGATCCCTCCGGCGTCCGCCGCCGGCAACACAATCCCCCGGCCGCCGAACGCTCCCATCAGCAGGTTCGCGTCGGTCCGCAGGGCCGCGTCGCCCGCCGGGGTCAAGGTCAATTCGCCACTGCCGTACCCGAACACGCCCCACACGTCCAGCCGATCATGGACGGCAAACCTCAGGTACGGATGGATACTCGTCAGCGTCTGGTCTACCCCGCCTTGGCCATTGGCGGCCAGGTCTTGTGCGGAGTAGCTCCCGTCACCGCGGCTGTGCGCTACAGCCACCCCGGTCAGCCACCGGTCCCATTCACCATCCACTCCCACGGTGCCTGTGAGCACTTCCCCGTCTACCCGCAAAGCGTCATTGCGTCCGTCGAACCAGGTCGTTGCCACCTGGCCCCATGCGGTCAGGCGCGGGGCCCGGTCCCCCGGTTCCGCTCCGTTCAGACTCACCCGGAAGTTACTATCCAGAAGAACTCGTCGAAGGTCGAAGCGGTCTCCGAACTGGAAGGTCCGGCTCTGCACCGGTCGCGGGACCGATCCGTTCGTGTCCAGCCACGGAGAATCCGGCACTGGTCGGGGGGTATCCTTTAGCGGGCCGGAGGTATCCACTGCCAGTCTCCCTCGCCCTGCCGCATAGCCCGGTCCCAAACCAAGAAACCGCACCGCTTCCAGGAGCACCTCCGAGGCGACACTTACTTCCGCCGCATTCCGGGGCACCTCCGATTGGACGCCCCCTTCCGCCGCACTTGGCTCGCCAGCGGAAGGGCCCGTCCCATGACCGGACCGGGACGCGCCCCTCCCCTTGTCGCCCAGCGGCAACCGGTAACCGCCTATGACCACTTGCGACCCCTGCCCGGGGGCTGACCGCAATCGATCACCGACCGCGTCCGTGACGTGCGAACCCACGGTCCGGCCGAAACGGGCCAGCCACGCCTGCGGCATGGGATCGCTGTTTTCGATGGTGCCCGTTGCAGTCGCATCCGCGAGGTACGCGCCGCTTGGGTTCGACAGGGTCACGGTCAGGTATTCGTTGCCCTCGTTGAGGTTGTCGTCAAGCACCGTGACACTGAAGACCTTCCCCTTTACGCCCGGTGCGAAGGTTACGGTCTCGCTCTTCGCGACGTAGTCATCGCCCGCGGTCGCACTGCCGTCGGACGTGCTGATCCGGACCGTCACGGTCTCCGAGGAGACCCGGCTCAACCTCAAGATGAAATCGAGTGTGGCGCCCGGACCCTCCTCGACCTCGGCGTCCGCCACTGACAGCCCGTGCGGACCCGGGACCGTCACCTTGACGGGGGCGGACAGCGCCTTGCCGTCCGGCGTGCAGAGGGCATGCGGAAAGTCGCACGAGTCAGAGGCCGGCAGGATTACCGTCACCGCTCCATTGCCCGTCGGCTGGACCTGGAACTGGAAGAGGTCGCGGCGCTTGTTCACCCGACGCACCATGCGCACCGTACCGCCCGCCGCTGCCAACCGCTGCGTGAGCCTGCGCTGCGCCCCCCCGGATGCCAGTACCTCGCTGAACCGCACCCGCATCGTGAACACGCTTGACCCGTCGTGCGACGACGGCGCATCTTCGAACGATGCCGTCAGCACCGCCGGTTGCGGCGGCGGTACCGGTTGCGGCGGCGGCACCGGCTGCTGGATGACGGAGCCCGGCGCGTCCAGGATCTGCAATTGCACCGTGTCGCCGGCGTTCCAGTTCAGATCGGCGTTCCACCACGTCCGCACGTGGTATCCTCCGGCATCGGCGTCCTGGAACGGAAACCGCGTCCCGTCGAGCACCAGCACCAGGTTGTTGACCTCGTAGTCCCTGAGTTCCCTGATGCCACCGAATACGATGGCCAGGATCTCGCCCTGGTCGAGTTGCAGGCGGTCCGACCATCCGGCATGGGTCAACTGCAGGTCGACGATCTCAAACTCCTTCGCCACCCCGCCGGCGTCGGTGCTGACGAACGTGTTGTTTGCCATCACGTCCGGGTCGGAACAGTCGTTGACGTTGTTGGTGCTCGCACACCCCAATGTCCTGCTGTTCCCGCTGCGGAGAAGCCCTACCGTCAGCGTCGTTTCGAGGAGTGTGCTACTCGCCTCCCGTACCGCCGCCGGCGTCGGCTCGCTCTCGAGCGGCCCCTCGGCTACGCCCCTGGCGTCTGTGAAGCTTACTTTCACCTTGATTTTCTTGCCCACGTCCGCTGCGACGGGTGTGTAGGTGCCCGACGTCGCCCCCGCGATGTCCTGGGGATTGGATATGCCGTCCCCATCCACCCGCACCCACTGCAGATCGTAGTCGTCCGGGAAGGTCCCCGGCAGGCCGCCGCTGTCCTTGATCGTGCCCAGTCCGGCCCTCAAGAGCCCGCCCACCCGGGGGAAGCCGGAGACTGACGGCTGCCCGGTGGCGGCAGTATTGAGCCTGGACAGGCGTACCCCCAACCTGGTGCCGATATCGGCCGCGCCAGCGAGGCGGGTTGCACCGGGGCCGGTGAATGGACGCAGGAGGGGCACGTCCGACAGCGAGCCACTCGGCGGTACGATGAGCGCATCAGTGAAGAACCAGAAACTGGGCGAGGATTGCGCTTCGCTGAACGGCAGGATGAGTTCGCCCGAGTACTTCTGGACGTGCAGCACCAGGTTCCTCGCCGCGTCCGCCGGCAAGGCCGGCTCGGTGATGAGCCACAACGTGTGACTCGATAGTGGAAATGCGATCAAAGACGTGATCGTGTAATTGACGCCCTCGTGGGTGAAGGTGACGTCGTCGAAGCTGCCGAAGCCCGAGCCGAATCCGACGCTCTCGATTCGGCCGAATTCATCGAAGTCGTGTCCCACCGTCAGCACGCCGCACCAGAAGGTGTCCAAGCCGCAGTTCGACACAGGCGCCGGCAGGACCAGTGAGCTTTCGCCGCTGATGCGCGTCTCCTCGGTGCCGCCATCGTCGGTGAAGGTGACCCTCACCTTCATGTGGTGGCCCTGGTCGGCCGCGGTCAGCGCGTAGCTGCCCGTGTCTGTACCGACGTTCGTCTCCGTACCGTCCTCGGTCACCCGGATCCACTGGTAGGCGTAGACGGCCCCGGTCAGCCCGTTGGCGTCCATGATGTCCGACGTCGACGCCATCAGCGTCACGCCCACCTGCGCCGCACCGATAATCGCCGGGTCTCCCGTGGCGGGGTAGTTGGGCGTGACGGTGCCCCTGATCTTGATCATCACTGACGACGAGTCGTCCTTTGTCCACGATCCGGAATCGTAGTAGTATCTTGAGTCCCCGATTAACCAGCCGGCGGCGGCTCCGCTGTCCTGGTCGTTCGACTTGGTAGATCTAATGTGGATCCCCGCTTTATTGGTGCCGGAGGAGTCGCTTATAACGACTGCATATATCGTGTTGGCAGAGAGCGTCGAGCCGGTCGGCGCCGTGAACGTGTTGACTTCGTGGTTAGTGTATGTCGATGGTTTGTCCAGAACGTACAGCAGGTCTTTCGGCCGGCGACTGCTGTGGGTTGAATAGATTCGAATCGAGATGTCCAGATCGGCGTCAATCCCCCCACTTTCGATTAAGGGCACGCCGACGCTCGTGAGCACGTACCCGGGGCCGTTGCTGCCGGTCCTGAAAGGTTGTGACACACGTCTAACGTCTCCAAGATAGTGGTCCTGGCCGGTGTTGGACACCAGCGTCCGTTCCGTCTGCGCCTGCAATTCGGGAACGAACGGCGGCGCAACGAGCGCGGCGGCCACGAGAGGCAGCAGCGCCGCCGCGGCCGTCCGGACTGTGAGTGTGCGCAGGCGGCGTCCGGTGACCACTCGCCGGAGGTGCATGTCACACCACGTGAAATCGGTCGGTGCGCTCTGGACCGACTGGCGGTCGCTGGATTTCGGTTCTTGTGTCAACAACTCGTACTTTCTTGTGTCATCGGTCGTCTTGAGTGGGATCAAAACAACCAGCCTCGGTGATTCCTACCCAAGTAGGGAACGCCGCATGGTTCAGTCGTCACGGACATGCGAAACCGGCCGCTGGGTACTCGGCCGGTGAATGCTTGTCGAAATCAGTTTTCGACGATCCGTATACCGGGTCTGCCGTTACACAGATGAAGAACGCTCTGCCCCGGACAATTCGCGCTGTCAGTCGCAGTCCTTGACTTGGTAATCAATGATATATACTATTCTGTTTGTCGAATATGTTTCGATTTAAAGTTTTCTTTGGTTCAGTATTTATCAACCAGATCTCTTCAGAACCAGTTGTTTGAGCGAGATTAAGCCCGAAACCGAAACATTCTGAAATATACGAGAATCATGCGTGATCAATTCGAGAATCAGGTGGCTGAAAAGAAGATTATCGCGTGAATTTGAGTCATGTAGTGTCCCGTACCCGCTTCGATGGTCCTCGGGCGATTCCATGGGATTTAACGTCTCGCAGTTGGCTTTATCCTGGTATGTTTGGCACAAAATCGGGAGGATGTTCAGACAATGAGCCAAGATTTACTGCGGCAAGAGATCAACGAGTTGCGCGAACGCATTTCAAAGCTTAGCGCGGCCAGCCTGCGCATCAGTGCGAGCCTGGATCTGGATACCGTCCTCCAGGAGGTGGTGGACAGGGCCCGCGAACTGACCGGCGCCCGTTACGGCGCCATCATTACGATCGACGAAACCGGGCTGTCCCAGGATTTCGTCACCTCCGGCCTCACCGACGAGGAACACCGGATAATGGCCGACTGGCCCGAAGGAGAGAGGCTCTTCGAGCACTTCCGGGACCTCCGGGGCTCGTTGCAACTGCCGGACGTGCCCGCCTACCTGCGCTCGCTCGGCTTCTCCACCGATCTGCTGCCGCCCGGGGCCGTTCACGGCCAGGGTACGTCGATGCGCTACCGCGGCCTGCACGTCGGAAATTTCTTCCTTGCCGATAAGGAAAGCGGCGAGGCGTTCACGAATGAGGACGAGGAGGTCCTGGTGCTCTTCGCCTCCCAGGCCGCAACGACCATCGCCAACGCCCGCGCCCATCGGGCCGAGCAGCGCGCCCGGGCCGATCTGGAGGCCCTGATCGAGACCTCCCCGATAGGCGTCGTGGTCTTCGATGCCGGAACCGGCCATCCTACGTGGTTCAATCGGGAGACGAGGAGGATCGTGGAGAGCCTGCGGACACCGGGCCGGCCCATTGAGGATTTGCTGGAGTTGCTGATCCTCCAGCGAGCCGACGGAAGTGAAATCGCGCTGGGCCAGGCGCCCATGTCGCAGATTTTGAGTCACACGGAGACGGTGCGGGCCGAGGAGATCGTACTCTCCGTACCCGACGGGCGCAGCGTCACGACGCTGGTCAACTCCACGCCGATCCGCTCGGAAGATGGCGCAGTCGTGTCCGTGGTGGTTACCATGCAGGACATGAAGCCGCTGCAGGAACTGGACCGGATGCGGACGGAGTTCGTGGGCATGGTCAGCCATGAACTGCGCGCGCCGCTCACGTCTATCAAGGGCTCGGCCACCACCCTGCTGGAAGCTTCCCAGAGTCTCGACCCGGCGGAGATGCGCGAGTTCTACCGCATCATCCTCACGCAGGCCGACCATATGCGCGTGTTGATCAGCGACCTGCTGGATGCGGGTCGCATCGACGCGGGGACATTATCGGTGGCGCCGGAGCCCTCCGAGGCCGCCGCCCTGGTGGACGGAGGGCGGAACACGTTCCGAAGCGGCGGCGGCAGACACGAAGTCCTGATCGACCTTCCCCCCGATCTGCCCCTCGTCATGGCCGACCGGCAGCGCATTGAGCAGGTGTTGAACAACCTGCTTGCCAACGCGGCGTTGCACGCCCCGGAGTCTTCGCCNNNNNNNNNNCTTCGCCCATCCGGGTCCGCGCTGAGCGTGACGGGACGCACGTCGCGATCTCCGTCCGCGACGAAGGCAGGGGGGTGGCGCCGGACCGTCTCCCGCACATGTTTCGAAAGTATGCAAGTTTCGACGGCAACGACCGTGAGTCGGCCATCGCGGGATCGGGACTCGGCCTCGCAATTTGCAAGGGCCTGGTCGAGGCGAACGGGGGGCGCATCTGGGCCGAAAGTCCGGGCATCGGGCGCGGTACCCGCGTGACCTTTACGGTCCCGCTGGCCGAAAGTCGCGAGCCGGCGCCTCGCAAGCCGCCGGAACCCGGTCCTGTCCCGGCCGATACGCTGAACGATGGAGAAGGCCGCGAACCGATACGCATCCTTGTGCTCGACGATGACCCGCAGATGCTCCGCTATGTGCGCGACATGCTCGTGGCAGGGGGATATGACGCGGTGGTGACCGGAGACCACGCCAGTTTGCCGCGCATCATCAAGACCGAGCGACCCGATCTGGTCCTCCTGGATCTTCTGCTTACCGACACGGACGGTATCCAGCTGATGGAAAACGTGCCCGATCTGGCTGAACTGCCCGTCATCTTCATTTCAGCCAACGGCCGGGACGAGACCATCGCGAAGGCCCTCGATACCGGCGCGGCCGACTATATCGTCAAACCCTTCTCGGCTACCGAATTGCTGGCCCGCATCCGCACGGCGCTGCGCAAACGGGCCGAAACCGAGCCCTTCGTGCTGGGCGATCTCACCATCGACTACGATCAACGCCGGGTGAGCGTGGCCGACGTCCCGGTCGTCCTTACGCCCATCGAGTACGATCTGCTGCGCGCGCTTTCGCTGAACGCAGGAAGGGTGACGACCTTTGACGTCCTGATTCGTCAGATCTGGAGCACCAAGTCCTACGCCAACCCGAAGCTGGTGCGCGCCTTTGTAAAGAAGCTTCGCCGCAAGCTGGGTGACGATGCCGGCAAACCACGCTACATCATCAACGAACGCGGAGTCGGCTACCGCATGGGCAGGCCGGGAGTACCGTAGATGTTTGTTTCAGGTCGGAGAGAGGATCAGTGCGGCCGGCCTGAGGCCGGTTAAGCGGCTGCGGTCAGTTGCTTCAGCGCCGTCGTCAACACCTCGACGGAGCGCAGGTACTCGTCCAGGACGATATGCTCGTCAGGGGTATGGTCCAGGCTGGAGTCGCCGGGACCATAGGCCGCGATCGGGCATTTCCATGCGGGGCCGACGATGCACATATCGGACGTGCCCGTCTTCTTCTTGAAGATCGGCCGGCCGCCTGCCTGGCGAATGCCCCGCAACAGCGCCCGGATCAGCGGGTTGTTCTTCGAAGCGATTACGCCCGGCAGGCGCTGGTCGCACTCGATTTCGGCTGGGCCCGCCTGGTCCATTACGAATTCGTTCAGGACATCCATGTCGTAACCGGGCGGCACGCGCACCGAGAAGTACGCTTCGACGCCCTCGGTCAACCCCCGGTCAAAGGTGTGGAATCGCCGCAGCTCGAGTCGGGGAGACTCGAACTCACTTTCCGTAGTCTGTTCGGCGAGCCGGGTCTTGAGGGCGTTGTACAGCTCGATGGCCCATTCCGCCGCGCGTCGATGGTCCCCCGCGTGATGGGCATTGGGCTGTTCGAGGCGGTAGTCGAAATCCACGTGGCCCTTGTAACCGATGGTGATGCTGTCCCAGCCGCTCGGTTCGCCGATGAACACGCAGTCGGGCCGCATGCGGTCCACCAGGTGGCGGGCGCCCTTCGAGGTGGGGCATTCCTCCTCCACGGCGCCGACGACGGTGATCCGGCCGCCGGTGGTATTCTTGAGCCGGCTCGCGGCGGCGGCGAAGGCGGCCAGGGGACCCTTGGCGTCCACCGTGCCGCGGCCGTAAAGACGGCCCGATTCCTCCCGGATGGGAACGATGCCGGCCACCGTGTCGATATGCCCGACCAGGGCGATATGCGGTTCGCCGCTACCGGTCTCACCCACCGCGTTCCCGGCCTCGTCCTCGTAGGCGCGGAGACCCCGGCGCTCCATGGCGTCCACCAGGAAGGAGACGGCTTCGCCTTCCTGCGTGGAAGGACTGTAACGCTCGACCAGGCCCCGCAGCAAGGCAATGTCGTCGCGATCGCGGCTCATTTAAGCCTCCAACGATCCCAGCACCGCGCCCGTGGTCTCAACGACCTGGTCGATCTCTTCCCTGGAAATCGACAGGGGCGGAAGGAAACGCAGCACCGTGTTGCCCGCGGGCAGGGCCATCACGCCGCGTTCCATGAGTCCGCGGAGGATAGGAGTGACCCGACCCTTCATCTCGACGCCGATGATCAGGCCCATGCCCCGGATCTCCCGGACAAAAGGCGCGTCCAGCGCCGCGAGGCCGTCCCGAAAGTACGCGCCGTTCTCCCGGGCTTTCTCGACGAGTCCTTCCTCCTCCAGCACGCGTAGCGTGGCCAGGGCGGCCGCGCAGACCACCGGACTGCCGCCGAAGGTGTTGCCATGGGACATGGCGGGTACGCCCCGGACCGTTTCGGCGCAGAGCGTCGCGCCCACGGGAAGACCGCCGGCCATGGCCTTGGCCAGGCAGAGGATGTCCGGCCGCAGGCCATGGTGCTCGCACGCGAACAGGGCGCCCGTCCGCCCGAATCCGGTCTGCACTTCGTCCACGATGAACAGGGCGCCCCGATCCCGGCACAGGGCTTCCACGTGCTTAAGATACGCGCAGTCGCCGACACGAACGCCGCCCTCGCCCTGCACCACTTCCAGGATCACCGCCGCCGTCTCGTCGCCGATGGATTCCTCCATGGCGGAGGCATCGTTGTATTTCACGTGGGTGAACCCGGGCACAAGGGGTTCGAAGGGGGCGCGGTACTTGGGATTCCAGGTCGCGCTCAGGGATCCGTAGGTACGTCCGTGAAATCCGCGCTGGGCCGCGATGATGCCGGTCCGCCCCGTGGCGACACGGGCGAATTTAAACGCCGCCTCCACCGCTTCCGTACCCGAATTGCACAGGAAGAGCCGGTCCAGCCCCTCCGGGGCGGTCCGGGTCAGGGCCGTGGCCAGTTCCGCCCGCAGGTCGTTGTAGAAGGTGTCCGGACAGATCACGAGCCGCTCTACCTGCCGCGCGATCGCCTCTGTCACGGCCGGATGGCAGTGGCCTACGTTGGCCGTGCCGATCCCGCCGATGCAATCGATGTATTCCTTACCCTCCGCGTCCCAGAGGCGCGCGCCGCTGCCGCGGACGATCACCACGTCCCGCTTGGGCAGAATGCCCATCGACGCCTGGTTTTCCATGGCCTGGTAGTCAGTCATTTTCTCGCGCTCCATTTTACGATACCGATTCATCCGCCTTGCCGCGGGCCTTCTCCGTCCGGTGGGGGCGCCTGCCCGCTACCCGATCACAGTGCCCGCGCCGCACAGGGCCGCCGTGACCGGCTCGGGTATCCTGCCGTCCCCCAGGATCACCTGGCCCACGCCGACCTCCAGCGCCTCCTTCGCGCCGAGCAGCTTCTTCTTCATGCGGTCCCGGGCGTGGGTCTTGATCGCATCGTCGATTTCGTCCCGGGATATCCGGGGTATCAGTGTGTCCTCATCGTCCGCATCCTCGAGGAACCCCGGCGTGTTGGAGAGGATGACCAGCCGTTCCGCGCCGAGGGCATCGGCGATCACGGCAGCCGCGCGGTCGCCGTCAATGTTGATCACCTCGCCTTCGTAGCTGATGGCGGGGGGACTGATGACGGGCAGGTAACCCTGGTCGAGGAGCGTGGTCAGGAGCGATACGTTCGCCCTTTCGATCCGGCCGGTGTAGTCATCCCGCAGGATCTTCGTCCGGCCGTCCTCCACGATGCGGATACTGGGTTTCCGGCGGCCCTCGAGCAGGCGGCCGTCCACGCCGCTCAGCCCGACGGCGTTGACCCCGAGCTGCTGCAGCTTCTCGACGATGCGGGTGTTGCGCTTTCCGCAGTACACCATGGTGAAGATGTCCAGCGTTTCCTGATCGGTGACCCGGCTCGTGTATCCGGACGGCGACGTGACCATGCGGGGCGGTTTGCCCAGCTGCTCGGAAATCTGGTTCAATTCGTCAGACGCGCCGTGCACCAGCACCAGCGGTTCGGTCTGCCGGGCGATGTCCTCCAGGACATAATCCAGGTTGATGCCCCGGCTGCCGCCCGTCTTCACCACGATCATTGAGTATTCCCTTCTTTAACGGCGGCCACGGCCTCCGACCGGGGCACGGACGCCTGCGTGCTGTCCGCCATGCGCCGGATCATCACGACGCCGTTTTTCACCTCTTCTTCACCGATGATCAGGGTATAGGCGGCGCCGAGCCGGTCGGCCTGTCTCATCTGGGCCTTCAGGCTCCGGTCTTCCCACAGTGCCGTCGCGCCCACGCCGGCCGCGCGCAGCTCCTGCGCCAGGACCACCGCGGCGGACTTGGCTTCCGCGCCGAGATAGGCGACGAATACCCGCGGCTTCGGCACTCCGGGAGGCTCGATCCCCTCCTGCTTCATCGTGAGTATGATGCGTTCGATGCCGGAGGCGAATCCGATCGCCGGCGTCTCGGGACCGCCGACCATGCCGATCAGCCCGTCGTAGCGGCCGCCGCCGCATACCGCGTTCTGCGCCCCGATGCCCTCGGCCCAGACCTCGAACACGGTCTTCGTGTAGTAGTCGAACCCCCGCACCAGGCGATGATTGACCTCGTAGGGCCGGCCCAGGTCGTCCAGGTAGGACCTCAACCGGTCGAAGTGGGTTTTGCATTCGTCACACAGGGAATCCGCGATCCGCGGCGCTTCGTCCGCGATCGCTCGGCAGGCCTCCTTCTTGCAGTCCAGCAGCCGAAGCGGGTTCTGCTCGTAGCGGCGCGCGCAGTCGGCGCAGATCCCGTCCAGGCGGTCCGCGTACCAGGCCCGAAGCTTTTCCACGTATCCCGGACGGCACACCGGGCATCCCGTGCTGTTCACCTGGAAGGACAGGTTCTTGATGCCGACCGATTCGTAGATCTGCCAGGCGACCTGCATGACCTCGAGATCGATGGCCGGGTCCTGGCTGCCCAGCACTTCCACGTCGATCTGGTAGAACTGGCGGTACCGGCCCGCCTGGGGACGCTCGTACCGGAAGGCCGGGCCGATGGTGTAGAGCCGCAGGGGCTGGGGCCGGCCGTGCAGCTTGCGCTCGGCGTAGGCACGGCAGATCCCCGCAGTGAACTCGGGGCGCAGGGTCATGCGCTCCTCGTTGCGGTCGAGGAAGGTGTACATCTCCTTCTCGACGATGTCGGTGGATTCGCCGACGCTCCGCTCGAAGAGGCCGGTCTGCTCGAAGACCGGCACGTCGATCTGCTCGTAGCCGAAGAGTTCGCAGACCCGGCGCGTGGTCTCGGTCACGTGGCGCCAGTGGGCCTGGTCCTCGGGGAGGATGTCGTAGGTGCCTCTCGGTGCCCTGTAATTCATAATGCGTCCTGTACCGGGTGCTAGACCGGGTGGAGGCCCGGAAACTCCAGGGCCGTCCGCTCGTCCCACCCGTGCATGATGTTGAGGGCCTGCACGGCCTGTCCGGCCGCCCCCTTGACCAGGTTGTCCAGCGCGCCCATGACCACGACCCGGTCGCTGTGCTCATCGCGCTCGAACCCGATGTCGCAGTAATTGGTGCCCGCGAGGAACTTCGGATCGGGATAGCGAAACACGCCGGTGCGCTCTTTGATTATGCGGATGAAGGGTTCCCGGCCATAGGCCGCCCGGTAGATGCCCCAGATATCCTTGTCGGCCAGGCCGTCGTTCACGAAGGCGTGGGTCGTCATGAGGATACCGCGCACCAGCTCGATGGCCGTCGCCGAGAAATGCACCGTGGGCGCCTGCCCATCGAAGGTGAGCTCCTGCACGATCTCCGCCGTGTGCCGATGGCCCGTGGGCTTGAAGGACCGCACGGCCCCGCTGCGGTCCGGGTGATGGGTGGACCGGTCGGCCCGGTGTCCCGCCGCGGAGGAGCCGATCTTGCCTTCCAAGTACAGCCGGGAGGGGTCG
Coding sequences:
- a CDS encoding aspartate aminotransferase family protein, with the translated sequence MTDYQAMENQASMGILPKRDVVIVRGSGARLWDAEGKEYIDCIGGIGTANVGHCHPAVTEAIARQVERLVICPDTFYNDLRAELATALTRTAPEGLDRLFLCNSGTEAVEAAFKFARVATGRTGIIAAQRGFHGRTYGSLSATWNPKYRAPFEPLVPGFTHVKYNDASAMEESIGDETAAVILEVVQGEGGVRVGDCAYLKHVEALCRDRGALFIVDEVQTGFGRTGALFACEHHGLRPDILCLAKAMAGGLPVGATLCAETVRGVPAMSHGNTFGGSPVVCAAALATLRVLEEEGLVEKARENGAYFRDGLAALDAPFVREIRGMGLIIGVEMKGRVTPILRGLMERGVMALPAGNTVLRFLPPLSISREEIDQVVETTGAVLGSLEA
- a CDS encoding N-acetyl-gamma-glutamyl-phosphate reductase, with the translated sequence MMIKVSIAGASGYGGGELLRLLLFHPEIEIGQVTSESLAGKPVGRSHPNLRRVTDLKFSALADLEPCDVLCLCLPHGEAMKRWDDFSSLSARVIDLSADFRLHDPADYPTWYGHAHAHPDVLGRFVYGLAELYRDEIRDAECVACTGCLAATAILSLAPLVRAGAVDPSRLYLEGKIGSSAAGHRADRSTHHPDRSGAVRSFKPTGHRHTAEIVQELTFDGQAPTVHFSATAIELVRGILMTTHAFVNDGLADKDIWGIYRAAYGREPFIRIIKERTGVFRYPDPKFLAGTNYCDIGFERDEHSDRVVVMGALDNLVKGAAGQAVQALNIMHGWDERTALEFPGLHPV
- a CDS encoding [LysW]-aminoadipate kinase yields the protein MIVVKTGGSRGINLDYVLEDIARQTEPLVLVHGASDELNQISEQLGKPPRMVTSPSGYTSRVTDQETLDIFTMVYCGKRNTRIVEKLQQLGVNAVGLSGVDGRLLEGRRKPSIRIVEDGRTKILRDDYTGRIERANVSLLTTLLDQGYLPVISPPAISYEGEVINIDGDRAAAVIADALGAERLVILSNTPGFLEDADDEDTLIPRISRDEIDDAIKTHARDRMKKKLLGAKEALEVGVGQVILGDGRIPEPVTAALCGAGTVIG
- a CDS encoding [LysW]-lysine hydrolase, encoding MSRDRDDIALLRGLVERYSPSTQEGEAVSFLVDAMERRGLRAYEDEAGNAVGETGSGEPHIALVGHIDTVAGIVPIREESGRLYGRGTVDAKGPLAAFAAAASRLKNTTGGRITVVGAVEEECPTSKGARHLVDRMRPDCVFIGEPSGWDSITIGYKGHVDFDYRLEQPNAHHAGDHRRAAEWAIELYNALKTRLAEQTTESEFESPRLELRRFHTFDRGLTEGVEAYFSVRVPPGYDMDVLNEFVMDQAGPAEIECDQRLPGVIASKNNPLIRALLRGIRQAGGRPIFKKKTGTSDMCIVGPAWKCPIAAYGPGDSSLDHTPDEHIVLDEYLRSVEVLTTALKQLTAAA
- a CDS encoding PAS domain-containing protein, which translates into the protein MSQDLLRQEINELRERISKLSAASLRISASLDLDTVLQEVVDRARELTGARYGAIITIDETGLSQDFVTSGLTDEEHRIMADWPEGERLFEHFRDLRGSLQLPDVPAYLRSLGFSTDLLPPGAVHGQGTSMRYRGLHVGNFFLADKESGEAFTNEDEEVLVLFASQAATTIANARAHRAEQRARADLEALIETSPIGVVVFDAGTGHPTWFNRETRRIVESLRTPGRPIEDLLELLILQRADGSEIALGQAPMSQILSHTETVRAEEIVLSVPDGRSVTTLVNSTPIRSEDGAVVSVVVTMQDMKPLQELDRMRTEFVGMVSHELRAPLTSIKGSATTLLEASQSLDPAEMREFYRIILTQADHMRVLISDLLDAGRIDAGTLSVAPEPSEAAALVDGGRNTFRSGGGRHEVLIDLPPDLPLVMADRQRIEQVLNNLLANAALHAPESSPXXXLRPSGSALSVTGRTSRSPSATKAGGWRRTVSRTCFESMQVSTATTVSRPSRDRDSASQFARAWSRRTGGASGPKVRASGAVPA
- a CDS encoding response regulator transcription factor; protein product: MTFTVPLAESREPAPRKPPEPGPVPADTLNDGEGREPIRILVLDDDPQMLRYVRDMLVAGGYDAVVTGDHASLPRIIKTERPDLVLLDLLLTDTDGIQLMENVPDLAELPVIFISANGRDETIAKALDTGAADYIVKPFSATELLARIRTALRKRAETEPFVLGDLTIDYDQRRVSVADVPVVLTPIEYDLLRALSLNAGRVTTFDVLIRQIWSTKSYANPKLVRAFVKKLRRKLGDDAGKPRYIINERGVGYRMGRPGVP
- a CDS encoding histidine--tRNA ligase, yielding MNYRAPRGTYDILPEDQAHWRHVTETTRRVCELFGYEQIDVPVFEQTGLFERSVGESTDIVEKEMYTFLDRNEERMTLRPEFTAGICRAYAERKLHGRPQPLRLYTIGPAFRYERPQAGRYRQFYQIDVEVLGSQDPAIDLEVMQVAWQIYESVGIKNLSFQVNSTGCPVCRPGYVEKLRAWYADRLDGICADCARRYEQNPLRLLDCKKEACRAIADEAPRIADSLCDECKTHFDRLRSYLDDLGRPYEVNHRLVRGFDYYTKTVFEVWAEGIGAQNAVCGGGRYDGLIGMVGGPETPAIGFASGIERIILTMKQEGIEPPGVPKPRVFVAYLGAEAKSAAVVLAQELRAAGVGATALWEDRSLKAQMRQADRLGAAYTLIIGEEEVKNGVVMIRRMADSTQASVPRSEAVAAVKEGNTQ